Proteins from one Gallus gallus isolate bGalGal1 chromosome 17, bGalGal1.mat.broiler.GRCg7b, whole genome shotgun sequence genomic window:
- the RGL4 gene encoding ral guanine nucleotide dissociation stimulator isoform X13 yields the protein MSSPSVPGKMEAKPLFNVQKALVQPVQMCMLDIPLSVQDDDSSTQEIGEELEDGVIYSISLRKVQLHHTANKGQRWLGQFENESALNLYETCKVRTIKAGTLEKLVEYLVSAFKGNDSTYVTIFLCTYRAFATTKQVLDLLLNRYGKLHVQTNGDHARHVVDERMELKNTISSILGAWLDQYSEDFRKPPDFTCLKQLISYVRHNIPGSDLERRARILLAQFQQQEQSETEAEAVDHSGCTFQLVEENGVGDGKSDFLSFSPEMVAEQFTLMDAELFKKVVPYHCLGCIWSQRDKKGKEHLAPTIRATVSQFNSVANCVIATCLGDRTLKPQQRAKVVERWIEVARECRILKNFSSLRAILSALQCNAVHRLKKTWDEVLRESFRTFHELSEIFSDENNHSLSRELLIKEGTSKFATLEINPKRAQKRQQQQREMGVMQGTIPYLGTFLTDLVMLDTAMKDFLDGGLINFEKRRKEFEVIAQIKLLQSACNNYSFTQEDHFVDWFHSLERLSEAESYGLSCEIEPLSESASNTLKAKKNTGIIKRWSDRQPASTEPCASGSSHSKSFDQLKCGQYLCSGDATDSVSVTSAGSSSSDVEEINISFIPESPDCQEKKFWESTSLSSLDTSGIGSGSSSASSSSVSSTPVTASRTHKRSVSGISSYSSLSLPLYNQQVDDCCIIRVSLAVDNGNMYKSILVTSQDKTPVVIRKAMAKHNLDGDRPEDYELVQIISEERELKIPDNANVFYAMNSAANYDFVLKKRGFSKGVKIKHGSSSTLPRMKQKGLKIAKGIF from the exons AGCTCCACACAGGAGATTGGAGAAGAGCTGGAGGATGGTGTAATCTACAGCATATCACTGCGCAAAGTGCAGCTCCATCACACAGCCAACAAGGGGCAGCGGTGGCTGGGG CAGTTTGAGAATGAGTCGGCCTTAAACCTCTATGAGACGTGTAAGGTGCGGACGATAAAAGCTGGGACCTTGGAGAAGCTGGTGGAGTACCTGGTTTCAGCCTTCAAGGGCAACGATTCCACCTATGTCACCATCTTCCTGTGCACTTACCGGGCCTTCGCCACTACCAAGCAagtgctggacctgctgctcaaCAG GTATGGCAAACTGCACGTGCAGACGAACGGGGACCATGCCAGGCATGTTGTGGACGAGAGGATGGAGCTGAAGAA CACcatctcctccatcctgggcgCCTGGCTGGACCAGTACTCAGAGGACTTCCGCAAGCCCCCAGACTTCACCTGCCTCAAGCAGCTCATCTCCTACGTGCGCCACAACATCCCCGGTTCGGACCTGGAGCGCCGAGCCCGCATCCTGCTGGCCCAgttccagcagcaggagcagagcgaGACCGAAGCAGAAG CTGTGGACCACAGTGGCTGCACGTTCCAGCTGGTGGAGGAGAACGGGGTCGGGGATGGGAAGTCAGatttcctctccttctcccccGAGATGGTGGCAGAGCAGTTCACACTAATGGATGCT GAGCTGTTTAAGAAAGTGGTGCCTTACCactgcctgggctgcatctgGTCCCAGCGAGACAAGAAGGGCAAAGAACACCTGGCACCCACCATCCGTGCCACGGTCTCGCAGTTCAATAGCGTGGCCAACTGTGTCATCGCCACGTGCCTCGGGGATCGGACCCTGAAGCCACAGCAGAGGGCTAAAGTGGTGGAGCGGTGGATCGAAGTGGCTCGG GAGTGCCGCATCCTGAAGAACTTCTCCTCGCTCAGAGCCATCctttcagctctgcagtgcaaTGCTGTGCACCGGCTGAAGAAGACCTGGGATGAGGTCCTGCG GGAGAGCTTCCGCACTTTCCATGAGCTCTCAGAGATCTTCTCCGATGAGAACAACCACTCCTTGAGCCGGGAGCTGCTCATTAAG GAGGGCACGTCCAAATTTGCCACCTTGGAGATCAACCCAAAGAGGGCCCAgaagcggcagcagcagcagcgagagATG GGTGTGATGCAGGGCACCATTCCCTATCTCGGCACCTTCCTCACGGACCTGGTGATGCTCGACACCGCCATGAAGGATTTCCTGGAC GGAGGGCTGATCAActttgagaagagaaggaag GAGTTTGAAGTCATTGCCCAGATCAAGCTGCTTCAGTCAGCCTGCAACAACTACAGCTTCACTCAGGAGGACCATTTTGTGGACTGGTTCCACAGTCTGGAGAGGCTCAGTGAGGCCGAGAG CTATGGGCTGTCATGCGAGATTGAGCCGCTGTCTGAGTCAGCCAGCAACACGCTGAAGGCGAAGAAGAACACGGGAATCATCAAGCGGTGGAGCGA CCGGCAGCCAGCCAGCACCGAGCCCTGTGCCAGCGGCAGTTCCCACTCCAAGTCCTTCGACCAGCTCAAGTGCGGGCAGTACCTGTGCAGTGGGGATGCCACTGACTCAGTCAGCGTCACCTCCGCCGGCTCCAGCAGCTCCGACGTGGAGGAGATCAACATCAGCTTCATCCCTGAGTCCCCCGACTGCCAGGAGAAGAAG tTCTGGGAATCCACCTCTCTCTCCTCCCTGGACACGTCGGGCATCGGCTCGGGCTCCAGCAGTGCCTCATCCTCCTCCGTCTCCTCCACGCCGGTGACAGCATCCCGCACTCACAAGCGTTCCGTCTCCGGCATCTCCAGCTACTCGTCCCTCTCGCTGCCCCTTTACAACCAGCAGGTCGATGACTGCTGTATCATCCGTGTCAGCCTGGCTGTGGACAACGGCAACATGTACAAGAGCATCCTG GTGACGAGCCAGGATAAGACACCGGTCGTTATTCGCAAGGCCATGGCCAAACACAACTTGGATGGGGACCGGCCTGAAGACTACGAGCTCGTTCAGATCATCTCAGAGGAGAGAG AGCTGAAGATCCCCGACAACGCCAACGTCTTCTACGCCATGAACTCCGCCGCCAACTACGACTTCGTGCTGAAGAAGCGGGGTTTCTCCAAGGGGGTGAAGATCAAGCACGGCTCCAGCTCCACCCTGCCCAggatgaagcagaaaggcctgAAGATCGCCAAAGGCATCTTCTAg